Proteins encoded within one genomic window of Oncorhynchus mykiss isolate Arlee chromosome 27, USDA_OmykA_1.1, whole genome shotgun sequence:
- the LOC110507706 gene encoding septin-4 isoform X5, producing the protein MENSSSNNRFRTTMFNHDDEDQDKEYVGFATLPNQVHRKSVKKGFDFTLMVAGESGLGKSTLVNSLFLTDLYKDRKLLNAEERITQTVEITKHTVDIEEKGVKLKLTIVDTPGFGDAVNNTECWKSVADYIDQQFEQYFRDESGLNRKNIQDNRVHCCLYFISPFGHGLRPLDVEFMKALHEKVNIVPILAKADTLTPTEVKKKKFKIREEIQQYGIKIYQFPDCDSDEDEDFKQQDQELKDSIPFAVIGSNTVVEAKGKRVRGRLYPWGIVEVENSAHCDFVKLRNMLVRTHMQDLKDVTRETHYENYRAHCIQSMTRMVVKERNRNKLTRESGTDFPIPVIPSTTDTETEKLIREKDEELRRMQEMLTKIQEQMHTQKEAY; encoded by the exons GACCAAGACAAGGAATATGTGGGATTTGCCACACTGCCAAACCAGGTGCACCGTAAGTCTGTCAAGAAGGGCTTTGACTTCACCCTGATGGTAGCAGGGGAGTCTGGCCTGGGCAAGtccaccctggtcaacagccTCTTCCTCACAGACCTCTACAAGGACAGGAAGCTACTCAACGCTGAGG AGCGGATCACTCAGACAGTGGAGATCACTAAACACACAGTGGACATTGAGGAGAAGGGGGTCAAGCTGAAGCTCACCATCGTAGACACCCCTGGCTTTGGAGACGCTGTCAATAACACTGAATG CTGGAAGTCAGTGGCGGACTACATCGACCAGCAGTTTGAGCAGTACTTCAGGGACGAGAGTGGACTGAACAGGAAGAACATCCAGGATAACAGAGTCCACTGCTGCCTCTACTTCATCTCTCCCTTTGGACACGG TCTGAGGCCTCTGGATGTGGAGTTTATGAAGGCCCTTCATGAGAAGGTCAACATTGTGCCCATCCTGGCCAAGgcagacacactcacacccacTGAGGTCAAGAAAAAGAAATTCAAG ATCCGAGAGGAGATCCAGCAGTATGGGATTAAGATCTACCAGTTCCCAGACTGTGACTCTGATGAGGATGAGGACTTCAAACAGCAGGATCAGGAGCTCAAG GACAGTATACCTTTTGCGGTGATCGGCAGCAACACGGTGGTGGAGGCCAAAGGGAAGAGGGTCCGGGGTCGTCTCTACCCCTGGGGCATCGTGGAAG TGGAGAACTCGGCACACTGTGACTTTGTGAAGCTGAGGAACATGTTGGTGAGGACACACATGCAGGACCTGAAGGATGTGACACGGGAGACCCACTATGAGAACTATAGGGCTCACTGCATCCAGAGCATGACCCGCATGGTGGTGAAAGAACGCAACCGCaa TAAACTGACCAGGGAGAGCGGCACAGACTTCCCCATCCCTGTGATACCAAGTACCACAGACACCGAGACGGAGAAGCTGATCcgagagaaagatgaagag TTGCGGCGAATGCAAGAGATGCTCACAAAGATCCAGGAACAAATGCACACGCAGAAGGAGGCCTATTAA
- the LOC110507706 gene encoding septin-5 isoform X2 has translation MPRSVWSFQSLLPCCPCSLPCPSPLQIHVLSWLEIAECTVAPVAMEDSDREAHSSSDDQDSAPPSPGHTRDHHHQTEQHSSHSKDDSEDSELENIMQQDPHHNGGHPHPHLPLPGYEHSPDHEHPHPVDREAEGGDSPPNTPGTPTSGTPPFLRPPTAGGRAQSDNQCVGRLQLGGGGMMDHYDMQSPLSPTRPKSPWGRFDPYDFPEDQDKEYVGFATLPNQVHRKSVKKGFDFTLMVAGESGLGKSTLVNSLFLTDLYKDRKLLNAEERITQTVEITKHTVDIEEKGVKLKLTIVDTPGFGDAVNNTEWKSVADYIDQQFEQYFRDESGLNRKNIQDNRVHCCLYFISPFGHGLRPLDVEFMKALHEKVNIVPILAKADTLTPTEVKKKKFKIREEIQQYGIKIYQFPDCDSDEDEDFKQQDQELKDSIPFAVIGSNTVVEAKGKRVRGRLYPWGIVEVENSAHCDFVKLRNMLVRTHMQDLKDVTRETHYENYRAHCIQSMTRMVVKERNRNKLTRESGTDFPIPVIPSTTDTETEKLIREKDEELRRMQEMLTKIQEQMHTQKEAY, from the exons ATGCCTCGTTCTGTTTGGTCCTTCCAATCCTTACTTCCCTGTTGCCCCTGCTCCTTGCCCTGCCCCTCTCCACTCCAAATACATGTTCTCTCCTGGTTGGAGATTGCAGAGTGCACTGTAGCCCCAGTAGCAATGGAGGACAGTGACCGTGAGGCTCACTCATCATCAGATGACCAGGACTCTGCCCCGCCATCCCCTGGCCACACCAGGGACCACCACCATCAGACCGAACAG CACTCAAGCCATTCCAAGGACGACTCTGAAGACTCTGAGTTGGAGAACATTATGCAACAAGACCCCCACCACAACGGGGGCCATCCACACCCCCACCTGCCTCTTCCCGGCTATGAGCACAGCCCCGACCATGAGCACCCCCACCCGGTGGACAGGGAGGCGGAGGGTGGCGACAGCCCCCCGAACACCCCCGGGACGCCCACCTCTGGGACCCCACCGTTTTTGCGCCCCCCCACGGCAGGTGGCAGGGCCCAGTCAGACAACCAGTGCGTAGGGAGGCTGCAGCTGGGTGGAGGTGGGATGATGGATCATTATGACATGCAGTCTCCCCTCAGTCCCACCAGGCCCAAGAGCCCCTGGGGCCGCTTTGATCCCTACGACTTTCCAGAG GACCAAGACAAGGAATATGTGGGATTTGCCACACTGCCAAACCAGGTGCACCGTAAGTCTGTCAAGAAGGGCTTTGACTTCACCCTGATGGTAGCAGGGGAGTCTGGCCTGGGCAAGtccaccctggtcaacagccTCTTCCTCACAGACCTCTACAAGGACAGGAAGCTACTCAACGCTGAGG AGCGGATCACTCAGACAGTGGAGATCACTAAACACACAGTGGACATTGAGGAGAAGGGGGTCAAGCTGAAGCTCACCATCGTAGACACCCCTGGCTTTGGAGACGCTGTCAATAACACTGAATG GAAGTCAGTGGCGGACTACATCGACCAGCAGTTTGAGCAGTACTTCAGGGACGAGAGTGGACTGAACAGGAAGAACATCCAGGATAACAGAGTCCACTGCTGCCTCTACTTCATCTCTCCCTTTGGACACGG TCTGAGGCCTCTGGATGTGGAGTTTATGAAGGCCCTTCATGAGAAGGTCAACATTGTGCCCATCCTGGCCAAGgcagacacactcacacccacTGAGGTCAAGAAAAAGAAATTCAAG ATCCGAGAGGAGATCCAGCAGTATGGGATTAAGATCTACCAGTTCCCAGACTGTGACTCTGATGAGGATGAGGACTTCAAACAGCAGGATCAGGAGCTCAAG GACAGTATACCTTTTGCGGTGATCGGCAGCAACACGGTGGTGGAGGCCAAAGGGAAGAGGGTCCGGGGTCGTCTCTACCCCTGGGGCATCGTGGAAG TGGAGAACTCGGCACACTGTGACTTTGTGAAGCTGAGGAACATGTTGGTGAGGACACACATGCAGGACCTGAAGGATGTGACACGGGAGACCCACTATGAGAACTATAGGGCTCACTGCATCCAGAGCATGACCCGCATGGTGGTGAAAGAACGCAACCGCaa TAAACTGACCAGGGAGAGCGGCACAGACTTCCCCATCCCTGTGATACCAAGTACCACAGACACCGAGACGGAGAAGCTGATCcgagagaaagatgaagag TTGCGGCGAATGCAAGAGATGCTCACAAAGATCCAGGAACAAATGCACACGCAGAAGGAGGCCTATTAA
- the LOC110507706 gene encoding septin-4 isoform X7 gives MVAGESGLGKSTLVNSLFLTDLYKDRKLLNAEERITQTVEITKHTVDIEEKGVKLKLTIVDTPGFGDAVNNTECWKSVADYIDQQFEQYFRDESGLNRKNIQDNRVHCCLYFISPFGHGLRPLDVEFMKALHEKVNIVPILAKADTLTPTEVKKKKFKIREEIQQYGIKIYQFPDCDSDEDEDFKQQDQELKDSIPFAVIGSNTVVEAKGKRVRGRLYPWGIVEVENSAHCDFVKLRNMLVRTHMQDLKDVTRETHYENYRAHCIQSMTRMVVKERNRNKLTRESGTDFPIPVIPSTTDTETEKLIREKDEELRRMQEMLTKIQEQMHTQKEAY, from the exons ATGGTAGCAGGGGAGTCTGGCCTGGGCAAGtccaccctggtcaacagccTCTTCCTCACAGACCTCTACAAGGACAGGAAGCTACTCAACGCTGAGG AGCGGATCACTCAGACAGTGGAGATCACTAAACACACAGTGGACATTGAGGAGAAGGGGGTCAAGCTGAAGCTCACCATCGTAGACACCCCTGGCTTTGGAGACGCTGTCAATAACACTGAATG CTGGAAGTCAGTGGCGGACTACATCGACCAGCAGTTTGAGCAGTACTTCAGGGACGAGAGTGGACTGAACAGGAAGAACATCCAGGATAACAGAGTCCACTGCTGCCTCTACTTCATCTCTCCCTTTGGACACGG TCTGAGGCCTCTGGATGTGGAGTTTATGAAGGCCCTTCATGAGAAGGTCAACATTGTGCCCATCCTGGCCAAGgcagacacactcacacccacTGAGGTCAAGAAAAAGAAATTCAAG ATCCGAGAGGAGATCCAGCAGTATGGGATTAAGATCTACCAGTTCCCAGACTGTGACTCTGATGAGGATGAGGACTTCAAACAGCAGGATCAGGAGCTCAAG GACAGTATACCTTTTGCGGTGATCGGCAGCAACACGGTGGTGGAGGCCAAAGGGAAGAGGGTCCGGGGTCGTCTCTACCCCTGGGGCATCGTGGAAG TGGAGAACTCGGCACACTGTGACTTTGTGAAGCTGAGGAACATGTTGGTGAGGACACACATGCAGGACCTGAAGGATGTGACACGGGAGACCCACTATGAGAACTATAGGGCTCACTGCATCCAGAGCATGACCCGCATGGTGGTGAAAGAACGCAACCGCaa TAAACTGACCAGGGAGAGCGGCACAGACTTCCCCATCCCTGTGATACCAAGTACCACAGACACCGAGACGGAGAAGCTGATCcgagagaaagatgaagag TTGCGGCGAATGCAAGAGATGCTCACAAAGATCCAGGAACAAATGCACACGCAGAAGGAGGCCTATTAA
- the LOC110507706 gene encoding septin-5 isoform X4: MAANSETNSDYEHSSHSKDDSEDSELENIMQQDPHHNGGHPHPHLPLPGYEHSPDHEHPHPVDREAEGGDSPPNTPGTPTSGTPPFLRPPTAGGRAQSDNQCVGRLQLGGGGMMDHYDMQSPLSPTRPKSPWGRFDPYDFPEDQDKEYVGFATLPNQVHRKSVKKGFDFTLMVAGESGLGKSTLVNSLFLTDLYKDRKLLNAEERITQTVEITKHTVDIEEKGVKLKLTIVDTPGFGDAVNNTECWKSVADYIDQQFEQYFRDESGLNRKNIQDNRVHCCLYFISPFGHGLRPLDVEFMKALHEKVNIVPILAKADTLTPTEVKKKKFKIREEIQQYGIKIYQFPDCDSDEDEDFKQQDQELKDSIPFAVIGSNTVVEAKGKRVRGRLYPWGIVEVENSAHCDFVKLRNMLVRTHMQDLKDVTRETHYENYRAHCIQSMTRMVVKERNRNKLTRESGTDFPIPVIPSTTDTETEKLIREKDEELRRMQEMLTKIQEQMHTQKEAY; the protein is encoded by the exons ATGGCAGCAAACTCTGAAACAAACAGCGACTACGAg CACTCAAGCCATTCCAAGGACGACTCTGAAGACTCTGAGTTGGAGAACATTATGCAACAAGACCCCCACCACAACGGGGGCCATCCACACCCCCACCTGCCTCTTCCCGGCTATGAGCACAGCCCCGACCATGAGCACCCCCACCCGGTGGACAGGGAGGCGGAGGGTGGCGACAGCCCCCCGAACACCCCCGGGACGCCCACCTCTGGGACCCCACCGTTTTTGCGCCCCCCCACGGCAGGTGGCAGGGCCCAGTCAGACAACCAGTGCGTAGGGAGGCTGCAGCTGGGTGGAGGTGGGATGATGGATCATTATGACATGCAGTCTCCCCTCAGTCCCACCAGGCCCAAGAGCCCCTGGGGCCGCTTTGATCCCTACGACTTTCCAGAG GACCAAGACAAGGAATATGTGGGATTTGCCACACTGCCAAACCAGGTGCACCGTAAGTCTGTCAAGAAGGGCTTTGACTTCACCCTGATGGTAGCAGGGGAGTCTGGCCTGGGCAAGtccaccctggtcaacagccTCTTCCTCACAGACCTCTACAAGGACAGGAAGCTACTCAACGCTGAGG AGCGGATCACTCAGACAGTGGAGATCACTAAACACACAGTGGACATTGAGGAGAAGGGGGTCAAGCTGAAGCTCACCATCGTAGACACCCCTGGCTTTGGAGACGCTGTCAATAACACTGAATG CTGGAAGTCAGTGGCGGACTACATCGACCAGCAGTTTGAGCAGTACTTCAGGGACGAGAGTGGACTGAACAGGAAGAACATCCAGGATAACAGAGTCCACTGCTGCCTCTACTTCATCTCTCCCTTTGGACACGG TCTGAGGCCTCTGGATGTGGAGTTTATGAAGGCCCTTCATGAGAAGGTCAACATTGTGCCCATCCTGGCCAAGgcagacacactcacacccacTGAGGTCAAGAAAAAGAAATTCAAG ATCCGAGAGGAGATCCAGCAGTATGGGATTAAGATCTACCAGTTCCCAGACTGTGACTCTGATGAGGATGAGGACTTCAAACAGCAGGATCAGGAGCTCAAG GACAGTATACCTTTTGCGGTGATCGGCAGCAACACGGTGGTGGAGGCCAAAGGGAAGAGGGTCCGGGGTCGTCTCTACCCCTGGGGCATCGTGGAAG TGGAGAACTCGGCACACTGTGACTTTGTGAAGCTGAGGAACATGTTGGTGAGGACACACATGCAGGACCTGAAGGATGTGACACGGGAGACCCACTATGAGAACTATAGGGCTCACTGCATCCAGAGCATGACCCGCATGGTGGTGAAAGAACGCAACCGCaa TAAACTGACCAGGGAGAGCGGCACAGACTTCCCCATCCCTGTGATACCAAGTACCACAGACACCGAGACGGAGAAGCTGATCcgagagaaagatgaagag TTGCGGCGAATGCAAGAGATGCTCACAAAGATCCAGGAACAAATGCACACGCAGAAGGAGGCCTATTAA
- the LOC110507706 gene encoding septin-5 isoform X1 produces MPRSVWSFQSLLPCCPCSLPCPSPLQIHVLSWLEIAECTVAPVAMEDSDREAHSSSDDQDSAPPSPGHTRDHHHQTEQHSSHSKDDSEDSELENIMQQDPHHNGGHPHPHLPLPGYEHSPDHEHPHPVDREAEGGDSPPNTPGTPTSGTPPFLRPPTAGGRAQSDNQCVGRLQLGGGGMMDHYDMQSPLSPTRPKSPWGRFDPYDFPEDQDKEYVGFATLPNQVHRKSVKKGFDFTLMVAGESGLGKSTLVNSLFLTDLYKDRKLLNAEERITQTVEITKHTVDIEEKGVKLKLTIVDTPGFGDAVNNTECWKSVADYIDQQFEQYFRDESGLNRKNIQDNRVHCCLYFISPFGHGLRPLDVEFMKALHEKVNIVPILAKADTLTPTEVKKKKFKIREEIQQYGIKIYQFPDCDSDEDEDFKQQDQELKDSIPFAVIGSNTVVEAKGKRVRGRLYPWGIVEVENSAHCDFVKLRNMLVRTHMQDLKDVTRETHYENYRAHCIQSMTRMVVKERNRNKLTRESGTDFPIPVIPSTTDTETEKLIREKDEELRRMQEMLTKIQEQMHTQKEAY; encoded by the exons ATGCCTCGTTCTGTTTGGTCCTTCCAATCCTTACTTCCCTGTTGCCCCTGCTCCTTGCCCTGCCCCTCTCCACTCCAAATACATGTTCTCTCCTGGTTGGAGATTGCAGAGTGCACTGTAGCCCCAGTAGCAATGGAGGACAGTGACCGTGAGGCTCACTCATCATCAGATGACCAGGACTCTGCCCCGCCATCCCCTGGCCACACCAGGGACCACCACCATCAGACCGAACAG CACTCAAGCCATTCCAAGGACGACTCTGAAGACTCTGAGTTGGAGAACATTATGCAACAAGACCCCCACCACAACGGGGGCCATCCACACCCCCACCTGCCTCTTCCCGGCTATGAGCACAGCCCCGACCATGAGCACCCCCACCCGGTGGACAGGGAGGCGGAGGGTGGCGACAGCCCCCCGAACACCCCCGGGACGCCCACCTCTGGGACCCCACCGTTTTTGCGCCCCCCCACGGCAGGTGGCAGGGCCCAGTCAGACAACCAGTGCGTAGGGAGGCTGCAGCTGGGTGGAGGTGGGATGATGGATCATTATGACATGCAGTCTCCCCTCAGTCCCACCAGGCCCAAGAGCCCCTGGGGCCGCTTTGATCCCTACGACTTTCCAGAG GACCAAGACAAGGAATATGTGGGATTTGCCACACTGCCAAACCAGGTGCACCGTAAGTCTGTCAAGAAGGGCTTTGACTTCACCCTGATGGTAGCAGGGGAGTCTGGCCTGGGCAAGtccaccctggtcaacagccTCTTCCTCACAGACCTCTACAAGGACAGGAAGCTACTCAACGCTGAGG AGCGGATCACTCAGACAGTGGAGATCACTAAACACACAGTGGACATTGAGGAGAAGGGGGTCAAGCTGAAGCTCACCATCGTAGACACCCCTGGCTTTGGAGACGCTGTCAATAACACTGAATG CTGGAAGTCAGTGGCGGACTACATCGACCAGCAGTTTGAGCAGTACTTCAGGGACGAGAGTGGACTGAACAGGAAGAACATCCAGGATAACAGAGTCCACTGCTGCCTCTACTTCATCTCTCCCTTTGGACACGG TCTGAGGCCTCTGGATGTGGAGTTTATGAAGGCCCTTCATGAGAAGGTCAACATTGTGCCCATCCTGGCCAAGgcagacacactcacacccacTGAGGTCAAGAAAAAGAAATTCAAG ATCCGAGAGGAGATCCAGCAGTATGGGATTAAGATCTACCAGTTCCCAGACTGTGACTCTGATGAGGATGAGGACTTCAAACAGCAGGATCAGGAGCTCAAG GACAGTATACCTTTTGCGGTGATCGGCAGCAACACGGTGGTGGAGGCCAAAGGGAAGAGGGTCCGGGGTCGTCTCTACCCCTGGGGCATCGTGGAAG TGGAGAACTCGGCACACTGTGACTTTGTGAAGCTGAGGAACATGTTGGTGAGGACACACATGCAGGACCTGAAGGATGTGACACGGGAGACCCACTATGAGAACTATAGGGCTCACTGCATCCAGAGCATGACCCGCATGGTGGTGAAAGAACGCAACCGCaa TAAACTGACCAGGGAGAGCGGCACAGACTTCCCCATCCCTGTGATACCAAGTACCACAGACACCGAGACGGAGAAGCTGATCcgagagaaagatgaagag TTGCGGCGAATGCAAGAGATGCTCACAAAGATCCAGGAACAAATGCACACGCAGAAGGAGGCCTATTAA
- the LOC110507706 gene encoding septin-5 isoform X3, producing the protein MEDSDREAHSSSDDQDSAPPSPGHTRDHHHQTEQHSSHSKDDSEDSELENIMQQDPHHNGGHPHPHLPLPGYEHSPDHEHPHPVDREAEGGDSPPNTPGTPTSGTPPFLRPPTAGGRAQSDNQCVGRLQLGGGGMMDHYDMQSPLSPTRPKSPWGRFDPYDFPEDQDKEYVGFATLPNQVHRKSVKKGFDFTLMVAGESGLGKSTLVNSLFLTDLYKDRKLLNAEERITQTVEITKHTVDIEEKGVKLKLTIVDTPGFGDAVNNTECWKSVADYIDQQFEQYFRDESGLNRKNIQDNRVHCCLYFISPFGHGLRPLDVEFMKALHEKVNIVPILAKADTLTPTEVKKKKFKIREEIQQYGIKIYQFPDCDSDEDEDFKQQDQELKDSIPFAVIGSNTVVEAKGKRVRGRLYPWGIVEVENSAHCDFVKLRNMLVRTHMQDLKDVTRETHYENYRAHCIQSMTRMVVKERNRNKLTRESGTDFPIPVIPSTTDTETEKLIREKDEELRRMQEMLTKIQEQMHTQKEAY; encoded by the exons ATGGAGGACAGTGACCGTGAGGCTCACTCATCATCAGATGACCAGGACTCTGCCCCGCCATCCCCTGGCCACACCAGGGACCACCACCATCAGACCGAACAG CACTCAAGCCATTCCAAGGACGACTCTGAAGACTCTGAGTTGGAGAACATTATGCAACAAGACCCCCACCACAACGGGGGCCATCCACACCCCCACCTGCCTCTTCCCGGCTATGAGCACAGCCCCGACCATGAGCACCCCCACCCGGTGGACAGGGAGGCGGAGGGTGGCGACAGCCCCCCGAACACCCCCGGGACGCCCACCTCTGGGACCCCACCGTTTTTGCGCCCCCCCACGGCAGGTGGCAGGGCCCAGTCAGACAACCAGTGCGTAGGGAGGCTGCAGCTGGGTGGAGGTGGGATGATGGATCATTATGACATGCAGTCTCCCCTCAGTCCCACCAGGCCCAAGAGCCCCTGGGGCCGCTTTGATCCCTACGACTTTCCAGAG GACCAAGACAAGGAATATGTGGGATTTGCCACACTGCCAAACCAGGTGCACCGTAAGTCTGTCAAGAAGGGCTTTGACTTCACCCTGATGGTAGCAGGGGAGTCTGGCCTGGGCAAGtccaccctggtcaacagccTCTTCCTCACAGACCTCTACAAGGACAGGAAGCTACTCAACGCTGAGG AGCGGATCACTCAGACAGTGGAGATCACTAAACACACAGTGGACATTGAGGAGAAGGGGGTCAAGCTGAAGCTCACCATCGTAGACACCCCTGGCTTTGGAGACGCTGTCAATAACACTGAATG CTGGAAGTCAGTGGCGGACTACATCGACCAGCAGTTTGAGCAGTACTTCAGGGACGAGAGTGGACTGAACAGGAAGAACATCCAGGATAACAGAGTCCACTGCTGCCTCTACTTCATCTCTCCCTTTGGACACGG TCTGAGGCCTCTGGATGTGGAGTTTATGAAGGCCCTTCATGAGAAGGTCAACATTGTGCCCATCCTGGCCAAGgcagacacactcacacccacTGAGGTCAAGAAAAAGAAATTCAAG ATCCGAGAGGAGATCCAGCAGTATGGGATTAAGATCTACCAGTTCCCAGACTGTGACTCTGATGAGGATGAGGACTTCAAACAGCAGGATCAGGAGCTCAAG GACAGTATACCTTTTGCGGTGATCGGCAGCAACACGGTGGTGGAGGCCAAAGGGAAGAGGGTCCGGGGTCGTCTCTACCCCTGGGGCATCGTGGAAG TGGAGAACTCGGCACACTGTGACTTTGTGAAGCTGAGGAACATGTTGGTGAGGACACACATGCAGGACCTGAAGGATGTGACACGGGAGACCCACTATGAGAACTATAGGGCTCACTGCATCCAGAGCATGACCCGCATGGTGGTGAAAGAACGCAACCGCaa TAAACTGACCAGGGAGAGCGGCACAGACTTCCCCATCCCTGTGATACCAAGTACCACAGACACCGAGACGGAGAAGCTGATCcgagagaaagatgaagag TTGCGGCGAATGCAAGAGATGCTCACAAAGATCCAGGAACAAATGCACACGCAGAAGGAGGCCTATTAA
- the LOC110507706 gene encoding septin-4 isoform X6: MAANSETNSDYEDQDKEYVGFATLPNQVHRKSVKKGFDFTLMVAGESGLGKSTLVNSLFLTDLYKDRKLLNAEERITQTVEITKHTVDIEEKGVKLKLTIVDTPGFGDAVNNTECWKSVADYIDQQFEQYFRDESGLNRKNIQDNRVHCCLYFISPFGHGLRPLDVEFMKALHEKVNIVPILAKADTLTPTEVKKKKFKIREEIQQYGIKIYQFPDCDSDEDEDFKQQDQELKDSIPFAVIGSNTVVEAKGKRVRGRLYPWGIVEVENSAHCDFVKLRNMLVRTHMQDLKDVTRETHYENYRAHCIQSMTRMVVKERNRNKLTRESGTDFPIPVIPSTTDTETEKLIREKDEELRRMQEMLTKIQEQMHTQKEAY, encoded by the exons ATGGCAGCAAACTCTGAAACAAACAGCGACTACGAg GACCAAGACAAGGAATATGTGGGATTTGCCACACTGCCAAACCAGGTGCACCGTAAGTCTGTCAAGAAGGGCTTTGACTTCACCCTGATGGTAGCAGGGGAGTCTGGCCTGGGCAAGtccaccctggtcaacagccTCTTCCTCACAGACCTCTACAAGGACAGGAAGCTACTCAACGCTGAGG AGCGGATCACTCAGACAGTGGAGATCACTAAACACACAGTGGACATTGAGGAGAAGGGGGTCAAGCTGAAGCTCACCATCGTAGACACCCCTGGCTTTGGAGACGCTGTCAATAACACTGAATG CTGGAAGTCAGTGGCGGACTACATCGACCAGCAGTTTGAGCAGTACTTCAGGGACGAGAGTGGACTGAACAGGAAGAACATCCAGGATAACAGAGTCCACTGCTGCCTCTACTTCATCTCTCCCTTTGGACACGG TCTGAGGCCTCTGGATGTGGAGTTTATGAAGGCCCTTCATGAGAAGGTCAACATTGTGCCCATCCTGGCCAAGgcagacacactcacacccacTGAGGTCAAGAAAAAGAAATTCAAG ATCCGAGAGGAGATCCAGCAGTATGGGATTAAGATCTACCAGTTCCCAGACTGTGACTCTGATGAGGATGAGGACTTCAAACAGCAGGATCAGGAGCTCAAG GACAGTATACCTTTTGCGGTGATCGGCAGCAACACGGTGGTGGAGGCCAAAGGGAAGAGGGTCCGGGGTCGTCTCTACCCCTGGGGCATCGTGGAAG TGGAGAACTCGGCACACTGTGACTTTGTGAAGCTGAGGAACATGTTGGTGAGGACACACATGCAGGACCTGAAGGATGTGACACGGGAGACCCACTATGAGAACTATAGGGCTCACTGCATCCAGAGCATGACCCGCATGGTGGTGAAAGAACGCAACCGCaa TAAACTGACCAGGGAGAGCGGCACAGACTTCCCCATCCCTGTGATACCAAGTACCACAGACACCGAGACGGAGAAGCTGATCcgagagaaagatgaagag TTGCGGCGAATGCAAGAGATGCTCACAAAGATCCAGGAACAAATGCACACGCAGAAGGAGGCCTATTAA